In Zetaproteobacteria bacterium, the genomic stretch TGTAGCTGGTGTGCAGCCGACCGCTCTCCCGGTCGATCTGCCGCGGCAGGGCGTCGCAGTAGGTCGACTTGAGCTTGCTGATGCTGCGCACCTCGAGGATCAGCCGCACCACCTCATGCAGCGGCGCCAGCTGTTCGAGCACCTCCTGCGTCGTCGACCACTGGCCGCTTTTGGTCCTCTTGCCGCCGGGCAGACCCAACCGCTCAAACAGCAGCACGCCGAGCTGACGCGGCGAATGGATGTTGATCTCCGACCCGGCCGTCTGCCGGATCTCCCGCTCCAGCCGCGCGATGCGCGCGCCAAAGCGATCGGAGAGGCGGGCAAGCAGTGCCACATCGAGCGCCACCCCGTGCCACTCCATCTCGGCCAGCACCCCGGAGAGCGGCAGCTCGATCGCGTCGTGCCGCGCCAGCCGCCCCTGCTCCACCAGTTCGTCGCGCAGCCGGCGGCAGAGACGCCAGGCCACCTCGGCATCCTCGGCGGCGTAGGGCAGCGCCCGATCGATCGCCACCCGATCGAAGCTGCGCTGGTTGCGCCCCTTTCCGACCACCTCCTCGAAGGGGATGCAGCGGTGGCCCAGATAGCGCTCGGCAACGTAGTCGAGCTTGGGTGGCTGCCCTCCCGGATCGAGCAGGTAGGCCAACAGCAGCGAATCGTAGCGCACCCCGGCCAGCTCGATGCCGGCACGGCGCAACACCTGCCGGTCGAACTTGAGGTTGTGGCCGCACTTGGCACGCCCGCCATCCTCCAGCAGCGGCGCCAGCCGCGCCAGCGCCTCGCCGCGATCGAGCTGACCGGGGAGCAGCGCCCCCTCCGCGTCGCGATGGCCGAGCGGTAGATACCACCCCTCCCCCGCCTGCACGGCGAACGAGAGCCCGACCAGATCGGCGGAACGGCATGCCAGGCTGTCGGTCTCGCAATCGACCGCGATCAGCTCGGCCTGCTCCAGCGCGGCGCAGAGCGCATCGAGCGCCGCCCGATCGGCCACCAGCCGATCGCTGCGCGCTCCATCGGCTTGGTCGGATCGGGCGACCGTCGCCGCCCCACCGACACCGAAGCGGTGGGCCAGCCGGCGCAACTGAAACCGGTCGAGCAGGGCACCCAGCGCCGCCCGATCGGGCGGACGCCGAGCCAGCTCGTCGAGCGTGCGCGGCAGCGGCACCGCATCGTCGAGCCCGACCAGCCGCCAGGCGGTGCGCGCCCGATCGGCCTGGGCCAGCAGCCGTTCGCGCCGCTTCTTCTGCTTGAGTCCGTCGGCCGCGGCCAGCACCCCCTCGAGCGTGCCGTACTCGGCCAGCAGCGCCGCCGCGGTCTTGGGGCCGATCCCCTCCACGCCGGGGATGTTGTCCGAGCTGTCCCCGGCGAGGGCGAGCAGCGCGCGGATCTGCGCCGGCGGCACCCCCCAGCGGGCACGCACCCCCTCGGCGTCGTACTCCTTGCCGCCGGCGGGGTCGATCTGGCGCACCCCCTCGCCGACCAGCTGCATCAGATCCTTGTCACCGGAGACGATGCTCACCCGCCAGCCACGCGCCCGCGCCTGCCGGGTCAGGGTGGCGATGACGTCGTCGGC encodes the following:
- the polA gene encoding DNA polymerase I; the protein is MPHLALLDGSNLAFRAYFATRHLGMKRPDGMPVGALHNYLQMVWSTLERLDPSHAAVAFDPEGGSKARTALLPQYKQNRLAMEDDLRRQWPHLIEANAALGLPLLCVDGFEADDVIATLTRQARARGWRVSIVSGDKDLMQLVGEGVRQIDPAGGKEYDAEGVRARWGVPPAQIRALLALAGDSSDNIPGVEGIGPKTAAALLAEYGTLEGVLAAADGLKQKKRRERLLAQADRARTAWRLVGLDDAVPLPRTLDELARRPPDRAALGALLDRFQLRRLAHRFGVGGAATVARSDQADGARSDRLVADRAALDALCAALEQAELIAVDCETDSLACRSADLVGLSFAVQAGEGWYLPLGHRDAEGALLPGQLDRGEALARLAPLLEDGGRAKCGHNLKFDRQVLRRAGIELAGVRYDSLLLAYLLDPGGQPPKLDYVAERYLGHRCIPFEEVVGKGRNQRSFDRVAIDRALPYAAEDAEVAWRLCRRLRDELVEQGRLARHDAIELPLSGVLAEMEWHGVALDVALLARLSDRFGARIARLEREIRQTAGSEINIHSPRQLGVLLFERLGLPGGKRTKSGQWSTTQEVLEQLAPLHEVVRLILEVRSISKLKSTYCDALPRQIDRESGRLHTSYNQAVTSTGRLSSSEPNLQNIPIRTAEGREIRRAFVAPPGRLLISADYSQIELRLMAHLSGDAGLIDAFRAGADIHRATAAAIHGVADAAVDGGMRRAAKAINFGIIYGISAFGLARQLGITRKAAAAFIDAWFARYPRVRDYMEACKERARRDGFVETIKGHRIPLPGIHDRNAMRRQYAERLAINGPLQGSAADLIKMAMIRLHDALARRFPEARLLLQVHDELLIEAPEGQADGVARLAREVMESVEELSVPLVVDLGSGRDWLAAHAL